TAATTTCTGTCTGATAAACCACATGTGTCGTGTCCTCTTTTGAGTCCACACATCAGTTATCatctcattcattcagtcattcagtctCCATCCTACCACTTTATCCACTGTaatgggagctggagcctatcccagctggtttggggtgtgaggcgggggaaactccgtgcgcgattattattattattattattattacagcattattattattattattattatcattattattattattattattcattttcaagtaccgctgctgtatccgccgcagcccaccgtgttgtgaggcgacagagctaaccactgcgccaccgtgccgcccattattattattaatattatattattattattattatcattattattattattgttgttgttgttgttattattattattattattattattattattattattattattatgaaaacaATGCTTTCTGTTATGGCATTATCGTTATTTCTCTTATCAGATTGTTATGTCTTACCAGTAATTTGCCCAGGTCGACCAGTTGAATGCACTGATGAAGGCTGAATGATGTAAGGTTCTATCCTCAACTGGTTCAGAGACAGTAATGCTGTATTGTATGGTTCTCCTTATATCTCTTTTCCAATAacctattattattttactttggAAAGTAGATCAGTATGAGTAAGTCCTTGTCTCAGGTTTTACAGGAGTGCAAAAAAAGTGCAATTTTAATTGCATTATATTCTGCTTAAAAAAATCAAGACTAAGACtaattttaaaatgcacatttgtATTTATGATTTCATTACTACTAAACCTGGCAAGACCGTTAACAGCATCACGTTCTAATGGTGCGTTCTGGACGCGTCATCGTTACTGTTCCGGTTTGGTCCAGCAGAGGTCAGATCAACCATCAAACTTCACTTCGAGATTTTAAGAAAACATACGTAGAATAGggatgaaacagaaaaacaaaccggAGCCACTATAACCTGGTGCTTTAAGGATGGAACTGCCATGTAACACATTTTAACACACGCAGAAACGCTTTCCAGGTGTTCCGTTTAATATGAAGTGTTGGGTTCCTGGGTTTGGAGCAGAAACTACAGGTTTGGGTCAGCAATTTGTAGGAcaccacgggggggggggggggggggcagtaaatGAGTGTGTCGTGAACTCACACACTCCGGTGGCAGCGGACTGAAGGGGACGCAGGGGCAGCTGACGCATTCCCTTTGCGCGCGCGCATACACTCCACGCAGGCTGCGAATGACCACAGCTCGCTGGGACGCAGCCTAGCTGGGCCATCACACCGAACGACACGGGCTTCCTGCGGCATTTCAACCACCGCTCGTCTCGGTAGCTGTCGGCGAACCAAGTATGGATGACAAGTCGTTCACCAAGGAGTTGGACGGATGGATCGAACAGCTGAACGAGTGCAAGCAGCTGTCGGAGAATCAGGTTAAAGTCCTGTGTGAAAAGGTGAGTTTTGCGCAGGAGGACGGGGAAGAGCTGCGAGTCATCCGCCTTCTGCGCGCTAACGGAGGGGTTTGGCTGTTTCACATGATGAATAGTCAGTCGTAACAGTGCCGATGACGCCtgcctggatggatggatggatggatggatggatggatggatggatggatggctggggCCTTGCTTTGGTGCACACCATCTGGATGCTGTTGCTTTAATACATTGTTATGGAAGACTACTCTTCCAAGAAGATGGAGGTGCATGGCTGCAAATATGTTTTCCTCAGCTACGCCCACTCCTGGTGCCTCTTCAGCACTGGAGCGCACTGACACTACGTAGCAAACCCCATTTCCTGTAATGTTATACGTATTAAATTGGAAAAAGGATGAATATTCACTGCAATCAacttaaattctgttttatgggaaaaacataaattattacGCAGTCCTACACTGCGCCATACTCTGTGGTGCGTGGTTGTCAGCAttatcttgtgtttttgtggtcCCATATTCTAAGGCAAAGGAGATCTTAACAAAGGAGTCCAACGTGCAGGAGGTGAGATGTCCGGTGACAGTCTGCGGAGACGTTCATGGTCAGTTTCATGACCTGATGGAGCTGTTCAAGATTGGAGGGAAATCTCCAGACACTAACTACCTCTTCATGGGAGACTATGTTGACAGAGGCTACTattctgtggagacagttacTCTCCTGGTTTCACTAAAGGTACAAGAAAGATGTCCAACCATGTTAGGATGGATGAAACTAGTTCATAATTCATACCTTGGTCAGGAAGTGAATTTGCAAGGGGAAGGGTGGTGTTAATGTGGATGATTACTTTCTTCGTAGGTAAGGTTTCAAGAGCGGATCACGATTCTCAGAGGAAACCACGAGAGCAGACAGATCACACAAGTTTATGGCTTCTATGATGAATGCTTAAGGAAATATGGAAATGCAAATGTTTGGAAGTACTTTACAGACTTGTTTGACTATCTGCCCCTGACTGCGCTAGTGGATAACCAGGTGAGGTTCTGTATTTACAGATGGCATGACAGAAATGCTGTAAGGACGTTTTTCAgtgagtttgtttttgtcctgtcAGATTTTCTGCCTCCATGGAGGATTGTCTCCTTCAATAGACACACTGGAACACATCAGAGCGCTGGATCGCCTGCAGGAGGTTCCTCATGAGGTAAACTCAGTACACGCAGACATGACAGGAGCCTCCATGCAAATACAAACACTTAtcttacatttatttactgtcataacatgaatattaaattGTGAATTATGCTGCTTGTGGCTCCAAGTCTGCTTGCAATGAATTTTGTCATCTGCTATACGCACATTTataaatttattacattaatattCACAGTGAAGAAATCAGATGGTtgatcagaaaaacaaacatcaaagaCACAGTTTCAATAGTTTATTAACCTTTAAAATGAGTGTTTAGTGAAAATGTTCAAACTACTATGGTTCCCGTGTatattttcagattttcttGGTCTCATCTGaatttgaagcactttagttgAAACACTCTTTTGTTTGCGTATACTCCATAATTAACAGCAATGTTTCCTCCATGTTTCAGGGACCCATGTGTGATTTGTTATGGTCAGACCCAGATGACCGTGGTGGCTGGGGCATCTCACCCCGTGGCGCTGGTTACACCTTTGGGCAGGACATCTCTGAGACCTTCAACCATGCAAATGGCCTGACTTTGGTATCGAGAGCCCACCAGCTGGTGATGGAGGTACAGTACTTACATTTTTTGGGGTTGTTGTGAATTATAAACAGACAGCATGTAAGCATGTGGTAATGTGTCAATCTAGGGTTACAATTGGTGCCATGACCGCAATGTAGTGACGATCTTCAGTGCACCAAATTATTGTTACCGTTGTGGAAACCAGGCAGCAATTATGGAGCTTGATGACACGTTGAAATATTCCTTGTAAGTAGAAATACTTGTTTTATTTAGACATAAACatatcttcttttctttttttgcatggaCCTTTTGCACATTaagtaataattaatattaaaatgtgagtTCATAATGAATTCTGCCCTTGGTTTGCCTTAGCCTACAATTTGACCCTGCACCACGCAGAGGAGAGCCCCACGTGACACGGCGTACGCCAGACTATTTTCTGTAAAGATCTCCGGTAAGGATGGAACAAGGCTACACAGAGGATTGAGAGAAATAGTGTTCATAACCACATGGACCTAAAAATGTGTGCCATAACCTCAATGAAACTACCACATCTAACTGAAGTCCATCATCATTTGAATATTTCCTCTCTGTGcatgatgtttttattattgctaGAAAAGATTGCTACTAAGAATAATACCTTCACATACCTGCTGGTGTACCAGGAAACATGAATGAACTAATGTTGAGAATAACAACTAAATGTAAGTCATCTTGGCGTTGGTGTGTACATGACGAGCAGATtgttgacatatacagtatgtaagttGCATTTTTCACTTGGCATGGCCTCAAATCAAAGGACGCAGTGAATACAATGTCAGCTCTTCTTTTTCAAACTgaagtacattttattttgtgaacaCAGAAGTTAAGATGTCCAATATGAATTTTATTGTCTCTGCACTTTCATATttgatttttcacatttttccacGTGGCATGGACAGAATGTGTTGTTGggattttctttgtttattgttaccattattttttaattcttttatgATGTAAATAGCTCTCCTTGTGCTCTTCTGTCTCTTCTGAGAATTCATATAATTAAGTTAATTCAG
The Antennarius striatus isolate MH-2024 chromosome 10, ASM4005453v1, whole genome shotgun sequence genome window above contains:
- the LOC137602477 gene encoding serine/threonine-protein phosphatase 2A catalytic subunit beta isoform-like, whose product is MDDKSFTKELDGWIEQLNECKQLSENQVKVLCEKAKEILTKESNVQEVRCPVTVCGDVHGQFHDLMELFKIGGKSPDTNYLFMGDYVDRGYYSVETVTLLVSLKVRFQERITILRGNHESRQITQVYGFYDECLRKYGNANVWKYFTDLFDYLPLTALVDNQIFCLHGGLSPSIDTLEHIRALDRLQEVPHEGPMCDLLWSDPDDRGGWGISPRGAGYTFGQDISETFNHANGLTLVSRAHQLVMEGYNWCHDRNVVTIFSAPNYCYRCGNQAAIMELDDTLKYSFLQFDPAPRRGEPHVTRRTPDYFL